gtcTTTAGCACTTAGTGTAGTGTCTTGCGTATATGTAGGTTCAATAAGGTGTATGAAAAGTATAcgtatttaaaatttcacattgtTGAAGTCTTTGTTCAGATGTTGGCTCCTTCATGAAGCCCGCTTTGGTTCCTTCAGTGAAAGCAAACTCTCCCTCAATATATTTCTGGTAGccttttctgtacatttttatAAGTTACCCTATCCCAGCAAGTATTATACACATTTAGGTTTACACCTTATCTCCTCTAGCAGATTGGCAAGTCTTGAAAGGTAAAGTCCaggttaaattcatttttattaaacattttgttccctaTAATGGTTACTGTATTATCTTGTGCATAGTCAATATAAATACTGGGTTGAGTGTACTTGGTGTTCCAAATACTTTTGCTGAAGTGGCACATTTAAGTAAAAGCACATTGTCAAAAATCACCAACAAACTAAAAAGTTGGAAGCGTTAAGTCAAAAGTAAAAAGGCTATATAAGCAGTTGAGTGAAAACTTTCTCggataaaattcagaaaaaaatcagtactATTTTTGAATGTCAGTGTCTTGAATGTTGGTGTCAAGGTCTAAGAATTGTCTTGCCTACGGATACTATTAGACTTAAGAGAGAGATGGCTTAGCTATGGTGAAGCCTGGAGCTGAGGCAATGGCACTGGGAATAAAAAAGAAGGACTTTTtagaggggaggatatagttcaagcggtagagcccatgcttagcatgcacgaggtcctgggttcaatccccagtgcctcctctaaaaagaaataaacctaattaccctcctccccaccaaaatacaataattaaataatacaataataaataaattggaatttaaaaaaagaaggactTTTTCAGGTAGAATTAACTGGAGTTGTTCATTGACagtatacagaaaaaaatcaagggTGAATGAAATTTATAAGCCAGGAAACTGAGTGAATGTTGGCATTAATTGAGGAAAGAATTACAGGCTTTGGGAAGGGATAGGAAGAGATGAAACGTCTGATGTTGAACTTGAGATGCCCGGAGGTGCAGCACGATGCTCTCAGGAAGGAAGCTGGAAGTATGAATCTGGACACAGGAGTGAGATGGGAGACTGGAGGTGTTTGCTACACACACCGAAGCTGTGAGGGTGGAGCTGTTTATTCATGGAAAGAATGCAGAACAGGAAGGCACCACACACAAGCCGGGAAACAGCAGAGTGTAGAGAGGTACCTAAGAAGGAGATGGAGTGGGGGCCAAAGATGGAGAGAGGGACTTCATGCAGTGAAAACTAAAAGGCTGTTCAACCAGAAGAGTAGTTTATAAACAAGATCAGATAAATAAACTCtataaaatgaattaatcaataattttaaGGGTAGCTCAGGAATGTTTTCTTTATGAGACTCAGATGAATCCAGTATCAATCCTATCCATTTGGGAATACAAAATAATCACCTATGAAAGAACATTCTGGCAGCATGGCATGACATGGAGTCATCACGTGTGATTTCCCACTTCTTTGCGGGGAGACCTCCCCCCCCCTGCAGAGAACGCGGCTTTCCTCGACAACACTgtacttttcatattttctagcTGCCTTACTGGGTTCTCTTTCTGTGCACCAGCCAGTCATTCTGCCAAGTGGGACAGCCAGGTTAACACATGCTGCTGCTCGATTTAGGAATGATTAGAAGCTCAGCGATCAAGAGGCCAAGATCAAAGCTGAGGGGAGGGTCAAGAGGCCTTTTGCTGATAGAGCTGGAGGTGAAGCAGAGGGGCCcctgcagggaagggaggggacccTCTCTCCTCTGGGAGTATTACTAGAACCAGAAGATGTGTAGGGGCGGGGCCAGGCGTGTGGGGTCCGACCTGGCCACCATCCCAGTGTGGGAAATGGAAGCCCTTCCACTGCCCAGGTCAGCCCTCAGCCCGGCCCCTGTTCCCTGCTTGGAGACACGCCCCCTCTGAGCTCCTCCTCCTCAGCGGGAGGGATTGGGCTTGTCTGGTGTCTGACCAGCTCTGCACCGCAAGAACTGCCTGGTGCCTTTTTGTTAAAATagcattataatatattatttatgaaGATAATGTAATGTATAACACAATATAAAATCTTGTAAATATggaaacaagtaaaaataaaatacaaaacacagtCAAATGAAGCAGGGCCCTCAAAGTCCATGAAATAGAGAAATAAGGAGGTCATTTGATGCCCTGAATGGGGCCAGTGTGAGAGGGCTGATGGGGCAGAAATCAAGTGGAGGAGTGATGAGGGAAGAGAGGTCATACATTGGGTGGAtggtatgaaaaataaacaaaaaatgagaCCAGCAACTGACGGCCATGCTCCTCTGTATAGTTACTTGAAATCATAAACCTCAGGGTCCTCACTGGTAGAATGGGGTGAAGATTAAATGCGATGGTATATATGGCCTAGAATGGTTCCTGGCCCATGGTAGAGTCTGAGGAATCATCTACTCTATTTAAAAAGTTGGAGGTGGTCGCATGTTTGAGGGCACAGGGTCAGAAACATGTGAAAAGGGAGAGGCTTTTGTATTGGTGTAAACAAAATTTGGAGGTAAGAACTGGagaaaggacacacacacaaaaagatcaGAAGAACTAGCTGTGGTCAAATCAAGGAGGGTCTTAACAAAAAAttctgggaggggagggtgtagctcagtgctagagtgtgtgcttagcatgcatgaagtcctgggttcaacccacAGTacctcataaataaataaaaacctaattaccccctccaaaaaaacccaaacgaaaaaaagttaaaaaaaaaattctgaaaagtgtAGGCATTGGcacatatttttattaagaacCTACATTTTATGGGTCCATGGAAAAGAGATTGTAAAATATTATTTGGACAGGGCATTAGACATAGAAACCTTTCTGATTGTCCCGGGTCttcatttataatgaaatattCTATTCATACAGCACATTGTATCAGAATGGACTTTCTAGGTCTCTCTTACCCCAGTAGATCTGGGAGTCCTGTGATGACAAAGTCTCACCTTCTGTCCATATCACGTAGCTCAATGCCTGGAACACTAGGTGCTTAGAAAGGGtctgatgaatgaatgatcaTTCCTTCCCCATGACCCTGTGATATAAATAGGAAATAGACATTGTTACATGAACTTTCTTAATGAACATTCACAGTGGAGAAAAAATTATACTAGCGTATGGGAGACAGTCTTGGACTCCTGCCCCCTAGCTTGGCGgttgttttgtattttgctttttaaaacaaatcatcCATAGCTTTTGGTTTAAGGATGTAGAGATTGAAGATTTTGAAAAACGCTGGGAGATTAAACTTCCGTGTTGGTTCTGCTCACTGCTGAGAGGAGTGGCTTGCTGTGTCACAAGTCCTTGAAAAATGGCGTGTTTCTATGAAGATGTCAGGAAGTCATCAGCTGGATGACTTTTGCTTACCCTTTTATGGTATTAACAACTCTTCATGTACTGACATGAAGGGAAATGGGGGGATCTTCCCACTCCATCCTGATCCATCCTCTTAACCTCCTTTGTCACCATCCACGGTGAGTGAGGCTGGACACCACAGGGAGAATTCCTCTGACTCAGTGAGAAGATCTGTCTCTGCTCTGATGCCGGCAGAATCCCTGTGATCCCTCACCGGGTGGCTGGTTGCTTCCCCTGGGTGAGATCAAATGTACCATTAGCCCAAAGGGCAGAGGAAGTACATTTATGGAAAATCAGTTGCCCTGACAATTTCAGCAGAAAGGAGAGGAAGCCTTTTAAAAGGAGAGTCTCCTGACGTGGTGTCAGAACTCAAATGTTTGTCCCACTGGTGAGGTCAAGACTGACCCGGATTTGAGAGCCATTGTTCATTCCACCCCCAGCCCGCCTTCCTTGCCCAGAATCTGGAGCAGAATAAGAGGGTGCAACTGCGGAGGGAGGTGGTGAGACCTCCTTTGAGCAGACAGCACATTTCTGCTCTCTGTCCTATTCCTACACCCACCGGACACTTTATTTCCTCATTCCTGCATGAAGGTAACATACCAGGCAGTAGACACTGgggaaacaaactttaaaaattatagtacCTGCCTTCAAGGAACTTGGGAAGCAGATGCACATGAAAATAATGACAGTGAAAGGTGATGTGTTCAAGCAAGAGTGGGATGTCTAGGAGGAGGACACCTACATCAGCCTGGACCACCAGACCAGGAAGGGGTCACCTTGTCTGAGTGGAAACATGAAGGATGAGTAAAGGTTTTCTCAGTTGACAACCACGGCTTGGGCATTTCAAGTCAGATGGCCAGGAAAGAGGGCTCACTGAATGACAGGAAATActctgggagggagggatgaactaGAGGCCGCAGACAcaacagttttgaaaaggagggagagacTGGAAATCAGTCTATAGAGAAACCAGAAAAGACCAGGAATTCAAGTGCCCATTGGGCTTAGGAATAAATCATTGTAGACGTTGGTGATAACAGTGTCTGTGGAAGAATAGGGAGTAAAAGCCGTTAAAAGTCAGGGGAAGTGTGTCACtattctattgctgcataacaggTGACCACAGAtcagtggctttaaaaaaaaaaaaccacctattTACTTTCCCCAGGGTTTCTGTAGCTCAGAGGTTTGGGCATGGCTGATCTGGGTCTCCTAAGTTGGAAACCAAGGTGTCAGGTTCCTCTCCTCTGGGGTTCTACTAGGCAACGGTCTTGCCTCTGAGCTCTCTTGTGTTATTGGCAGAAGCTCATTTCCTCAAGGCTGTAGAGTGAGTTCATAGCAGCTTGCTTCTTAAGGCTGGCCTTGGAGAGGGTCGCTGCTACTTGGATCTCTAGCCTTTTGGTCCCCTTTAAAAGAGGGCTCATTTGATGTGGTCATGCCTACCCAGCACAGTCTCCTGTTTGATTAAGTTAAAGTCATCTGATTAGGAATGGTAAATACATCTGCAAAAGTCCTTCACCTTTGCCAGGTTCTGTtagttagaagcaagtcacagttTCCATCTACTTAAAAGGAGGGGACTGTGAAGGTGGGGGTGTGCTTTGGGGAGTCACTTTAGGGTGTGTTGGCCATAAGAAGTAAGGAAATCTACACAGTGACGGCGTGGCACAGGCGAGCCTGAAAAAACAGCTACGTGGACTCGTACTAGGGCACGGACGGGCTCCACAGATCTTGGTGCACACGTGTGCACTCGTTTATTttaccagttagcttttgctgCTTAAGACACCGTGCCGACATTTGCTGTTTTCAAACACCACCGTTTATTTAGCTCAAAAATCTGCAGGTTGACAGTGTGGCCGTatttagctgggtggttctgcaGATCTGGAGTCAGACTCAGCTGTCTTTGCTGTGGTTCACTTAAGTGTCTGCAATTGGCTGCTGGGTCAGATGGTGGCTGGTTAGCCGGGATGCGGTCCTCCAGCAGACTAACCTGGGCTCATTCACATCGTGGCAGCGTTCTGCACTTGGTAAGCTCCAACGCACAGGTGCCACTCAAGCCACTGCTTCTTGGATCACATTTGCTAACGTCCCACTGGTCCAAACAAGTTATGGGACCAGTTGAGGTTAAAGGGTGAGGAAAAGAACTTTGCCTGTCTTATGAAAAGGGTAGAAAAATGTGCACATTTTTAGAATCTACTACATGATATTATTGTCCTTTTAAAGATTGGAAGTATTATGCTTTATATTTATGTTAGGATGAGAGAACTAGTAAAAAATATAAAGGATGGGAGAAAACTATGAGAGGGGATCCCTGAGAAGGCACGGGCTGCTGTGATTCAGAGCACAGAGGGAAACGTacatttaaaaagggaaaattcttcatttttctttggaacaaaggaaaagaaagaggatagatctagaaaattttaattttcctagtaCTACTCTCAatttttccctggagaaagggAATGTGGAGTTTCTGTTGACTACAATGAGGGAGGTGCCGGGAAAAGGGTTTGTGGAGAGTGTTAACTTTGGGGAAGAACTGTTGTTCAGAACAGGAGAGGAAGCTGAGGTCaagacataggaaaagaaaaagaaaaaccccaaacaacccacCAAAAAGTCTGAGTGGTACAGGGCCCAGCTGAGACTACAGGTCTTAAATTTGTGATGATACCATGTACGGTGCCTGACCCAGGCCACATGTGAATTCGAGAAAGGTAGCCCCTCTCCCCAGTGCAGAAAGTTCAGCCCCACTCAGCTGGTGGCCTtgggcagcacagggaactaaattcagtaccttgtaatagcctgtaatgaaaaagaatatgaaaaggaatatatatacatgtagaactgaatcactgtgctgtacacctgaaattagcacaacattgtaaacagattatccttcaattaaaaaaaaatagaaagaaatggtggagaagaaaagagaacaggcTTGAGAGAGAAGAAATTAGAGCATCAATAACAAACATAGAGACCAGAACAGGGGTGATTAGGAGGAGAGGATGCAGGGACTGAAAGAATTTGTAGATGTCATTAGAGAAGTTTATTATCACTAGTAAGGGATTtacaggaaagagagaaaaagaagggcCTATTTTGAGCTACTTGACTGAGCATTTAACAGGTAcccattctttctttctgcaTAAAATTATTCCTGTCTTTATCTCctctttcaaaataaaagcttattaatgagaggaaatcaggaaaataaatctttttcattaaaaaacgcatttctctctcctgggaattttattaaaatacagtgCCTCATTTTTCTATTAGTATAAATTAAGATAATGTCAGGATGTATTTGCAAATTGGAAACGAATATATTGCAAAGGCGTATGAATACATTGAATAGGAAAATATAGTACAAAACCATTCTTAGATTTTTCAGAATCTTTCTCTTTGAATTTTCTTAGAAATTCTTCAATAATCAActgtaaaaaatacaataaaattcagaGGTACTTGCATTAGGCAATATATGACTTCCTGTAATAGAACGTTTGGTGATTAGAAGCCATGGTCTTGAGGAAGTTGGAGACAACAGTCTTTTCCTCTGAATGAGACCCTCACAATTACAGTCCTGTAACTTTCACATGCTACTTTGGTGGATAATCAGAATGAATTAATGAGTTTATTATATAAATTGAAGTTATTTGGAAACATGACTGAAAAGATAATGAAATTTTTGTGGCTGTTActaatttacatttttgtttttaaaaccaaAAGCTATGGCATAACATGCAAAGAGATGCTACACAGTCTtgaaatttattcattctttctgtgAGGAGAGACCAATCTTTGGAAACAATAGAGAAGACCTTTCATTTATGGCTTAATCATGAGTCAGTTTTATAAACACTGAATAAGCAGAACTGTTTCCAAGTAAAACTTAGGTGAGgcaattgttttctttctcaatttGATTGAATTCTGCTTGATTTTCAATTATCTCTGATTTTCAGATATTCTAGTCACATgccaaaattattcaaaaattatttatgtggCAAGAATTCTGTGTTGCaaacacacaaatgaatttacatataaaaagaaagaaatatttttgggTACATTTGCTCAGAAACAGAGTTTGGGGTGAGTTGTTTGAGTTGGtcaagttttaaacatttttagaacTCAAAACTGTATGTATGATATTAAAATCTTTGCATTAGGTCTGATGGACACTTCCTTAACGTGTTACAGAGCAAAATCAAGAAATATCTTTTACTGAGTTTGTAAACCAAGCTTTTGCTAAGTTTAATCGTTATGGTCATACATTTCTGCTATGTAATgcaatatatgtataatattactatatattatatatacatatatagatattcattaatattttgaaTAACTGGTATTCCTTGAATTCTTTATTAGATAcaagtattttcctttcttttatggaTTGATATAATCAAATCAATACTTTAAGGGAAACCTCTGTTTTAAAGGTTTGGCTTTAGAATCATTTATAATTTCAGTACTTGTCTTAAAATACTGGATGATGTAGAAAATAACACAAGAATAAAGATACCCAGTCATTTTGCAGGCTCTCCCTCGTCTCTCGTGAAAGTGatacattatttctttattttctttttatttgatgtGGGATTTGTGGATTGCATTGTTTCAGGCAGATTACAGGGTACTCTAAGCTTCTTTTGCTGTTCCTCCTGGCATAACCCACCTCATTTGTTAACTGTTCATTCCGGCAAGTcattagggaaaatatttttcataagcTAAAACTCCCTCTCTATTTCGACCCTGGCTTTTACTCTCTTAATTTATCACTGCATGTTGGTGTTGGGTGCTGCATCTTTGAATCCTGGGCATTATTTTCAGGCTTACAATATGTAAGAGTGGTCCaagtttttttttgaattttaaacacttgaaatgttaaatttttaaggATTGTAGTCATGACTGTCATGTTATGGCTTAGATTCCCTACAACGGAAGAAAACCCACTTCATTTTCCGAAGtgaattttgaaatgtatatcgATGGTGATTTAAACCTTTTCAAATCGCTCAGTCCCCAGTTAAGGGAACTATTTTAGCTTTTATCAATGAGTTATTTGCCAAATGGAGACACGCAAATACAATTTCATACTGATGTTCATTCTGGAGGATACATGAGCTATAATATCtaataattcagtttatttatatttcatttcaaattcaAAGCAATGCCTCATCAGCAAAGCAGCATTGCTTCCATTTTCTTGGAGGTTTAAGCGCCTCCTTTTGTGTAAACTCACAGAACGACTCTGCTAAACACTCACGTGACACGTGACAAGAATGTTTTGACAGTTTCACAGACCACGTCCTATTACAATgtctatttctctttcctctagTTAACTTCTCCCATTGCCTCTGAGCAGCTTGCCTGTAAACCACctgctttctcctttgtttctccaaCTAATCAGAAACCGCCACCTGACCCAGTCGACCTCGCCGGAGCCTCTGTCCTGGAGGAGTTCCACACGAGGAGGCTGGATGTCGGTGGGGCCCTGGTGGAGGAAACGGCTACGTACTTCCAAACTTCCGCTCACTCTGCACCCTTTTTTGCATCGGAGGGCACATCCTCGACGCCACAGTTTCCCCATCCCGCTCAGTTACCAGGTTCTCATTTATCCAGTGCAAGGGCAGCCCATCCGAAACCTGGACTGACATCCGAAGGTCTCGAGAAGACGACGACGACGGTCACCTCGCACGTCCTTAGTCCCAGACGGAGTCCGAGAACCTCCTCTCCTCCGCCGCCCTCGGGTGCTTCTCCGAAGCCGAATTCAGCCTCGTACATCCCCGTGCGCATTGTCACGCGTTCACTCTGTCCGAGCCCCAgacccttccccctccctttccacGGCTCTTCATCCACCGTCTGCAGCCGCGTGTCATCGAGCGGGAGCCTCTCCAAGTCAGGGGTGAAGTCCCCGCTGCCCTCCCGGCTTTCCCTCCTCACCGCCATCCTCAAGTCCAACCCTTCTCACCAGAGACCCCTCTCCCCGGCCTCCTGTCCCACTTTCTCTCTCAACTCCTTGGCTTCTTCCACACTCACACTCGATCAAAAAGTAAAACAGACTCCATCCACGCCGAAAAAATCTCTCTCGAGTTGCTCCCTAAGAGCCGGGTCTCCAGAGCAACGGGAGAACCAGGTTCCTGAACTCGGCCAACACTTAGCCTTTTGCACCAAAGCAGCTCGCCTCCCACGGgcgccctccctctcccccccaaGGCACGGCAGTGGCAACCTTGTTTCTCTGAATGTTGAGAAAGCGCCGTCGCCCACTTCTTTGAAGGGCGGTCCGATGTGTTCCCCGCTGCACACCGGCCCCTCCAGTCCTGCAGGTCTGCCTCCCGTTCCACCCAGcttccctcctctgtcttccAAGGGCAGACAGGATGCTGACCTCAGGGGCCCAGGAAAGCCCAGGAATATCTGCCCACATCCTTCTCCGTCACCCTCCTCTGCATCGTCTTCTGTATCCCCTCCCACTAACCAGAGAGCCAGGCTCTCCTCTCCAGAGAAATGCTACCATCCTTCCCCAGCTCTTTCAGACCTGATAAACAGATCCCAGAGGCCCTCAGCACAGCCGTCTGGCCAGGGGCACACtcctccagccccttctccagcCCCTGTGTCCAGCGCTGGCACGGCTGCGTCTCTTCCCCGCCTGGGGTCCTCTGCGCTCCCCAGTGCTAGTCAGCCCACGCAGGCGCGCCGGCTCAGCCCCTCAGCGCAGCACGCAGCTCTTACCTTGCCTTCAAGACTTGGGAAATCTGAAAGCTCAATCTCTGACCACAGGTCATCTGTTTCAACCCCATCACCTCCCATCTCTCTAACAAGAACCAAGGAGCTGATTTCACCTTGTGCAATGTCCATGTCGACAGGCCCTGAAAATAAGAAACCcaaggtatctttttttttttttttttttgcacgcTGCATGGTGCATGCTTAatttgaaatacag
This genomic window from Camelus bactrianus isolate YW-2024 breed Bactrian camel chromosome 20, ASM4877302v1, whole genome shotgun sequence contains:
- the MLIP gene encoding muscular LMNA-interacting protein isoform X5; the encoded protein is MEFEKHEKGSLLNENLEEKLTVSSGDSEAKPLIFTFVPTVRRLPTHSQLTDTSKFLVKIPEEPSDKTPETVNRSISNEYLTLNAGSQRERDGGTLTYPLEVKDKISQGKGLKANEPQGMQQSDLFKAEYVFIVDSEGEDEAPSRQGEQGPPVGVDTTAARPRSLALSSSLASDVVRPKTRGADLQAPPHPEMPHGVAPQQKHGQKPPPDPVDLAGASVLEEFHTRRLDVGGALVEETATYFQTSAHSAPFFASEGTSSTPQFPHPAQLPGSHLSSARAAHPKPGLTSEGLEKTTTTVTSHVLSPRRSPRTSSPPPPSGASPKPNSASYIPVRIVTRSLCPSPRPFPLPFHGSSSTVCSRVSSSGSLSKSGVKSPLPSRLSLLTAILKSNPSHQRPLSPASCPTFSLNSLASSTLTLDQKVKQTPSTPKKSLSSCSLRAGSPEQRENQVPELGQHLAFCTKAARLPRAPSLSPPRHGSGNLVSLNVEKAPSPTSLKGGPMCSPLHTGPSSPAGLPPVPPSFPPLSSKGRQDADLRGPGKPRNICPHPSPSPSSASSSVSPPTNQRARLSSPEKCYHPSPALSDLINRSQRPSAQPSGQGHTPPAPSPAPVSSAGTAASLPRLGSSALPSASQPTQARRLSPSAQHAALTLPSRLGKSESSISDHRSSVSTPSPPISLTRTKELISPCAMSMSTGPENKKPKALDEPAKTESIPRDSTLDPPLELCSPAQLRQQTEELCATIDKVLQDSLSMHSSDSPSSSLQTWLGSDTIKMPTTLPRAAGRETKYANLSSPSSTVSESQLTKPGVIRPVPVKSKILLTQEEEVYEPNPFSKYLEDNSDFFSEQDAPVPPKPVSLHPLYQTRLHPPAKSLLHPQTLPHTDCLTPGPFSHVSSFSLSDGQENSHTPFSHNVYNKLSHPMVAIPEHETLDSKEDYWLNEYGHMENVRCM
- the MLIP gene encoding muscular LMNA-interacting protein isoform X15 gives rise to the protein MEFEKHEKGSLLNENLEEKLTVSSGDSEAKPLIFTFVPTVRRLPTHSQLTDTSKFLVKIPEEPSDKTPETVNRSISNEYLTLNAGSQRERDGGTLTYPLEVKDKISQGKGLKANEPQGMQQSDLFKAEYVFIVDSEGEDEAPSRQGEQGPPVGVDTTAARPRSLALSSSLASDVVRPKTRGADLQAPPHPEMPHGVAPQQKHGQKPPPDPVDLAGASVLEEFHTRRLDVGGALVEETATYFQTSAHSAPFFASEGTSSTPQFPHPAQLPGSHLSSARAAHPKPGLTSEGLEKTTTTVTSHVLSPRRSPRTSSPPPPSGASPKPNSASYIPVRIVTRSLCPSPRPFPLPFHGSSSTVCSRVSSSGSLSKSGVKSPLPSRLSLLTAILKSNPSHQRPLSPASCPTFSLNSLASSTLTLDQKVKQTPSTPKKSLSSCSLRAGSPEQRENQVPELGQHLAFCTKAARLPRAPSLSPPRHGSGNLVSLNVEKAPSPTSLKGGPMCSPLHTGPSSPAGLPPVPPSFPPLSSKGRQDADLRGPGKPRNICPHPSPSPSSASSSVSPPTNQRARLSSPEKCYHPSPALSDLINRSQRPSAQPSGQGHTPPAPSPAPVSSAGTAASLPRLGSSALPSASQPTQARRLSPSAQHAALTLPSRLGKSESSISDHRSSVSTPSPPISLTRTKELISPCAMSMSTGPENKKPKMPTTLPRAAGRETKYANLSSPSSTVSESQLTKPGVIRPVPVKSKILLTQEEEVYEPNPFSKYLEDNSDFFSEQDAPVPPKPVSLHPLYQTRLHPPAKSLLHPQTLPHTDCLTPGPFSHVSSFSLSDGQENSHTPFSHNVYNKLSHPMVAIPEHETLDSKEDYWLNEYGHMENVRCM
- the MLIP gene encoding muscular LMNA-interacting protein isoform X1 → MEFEKHEKGSLLNENLEEKLTVSSGDSEAKPLIFTFVPTVRRLPTHSQLTDTSKFLVKIPEEPSDKTPETVNRSISNEYLTLNAGSQRERDGGTLTYPLEVKDKISQGKGLKANEPQGMQQSDLFKAEYVFIVDSEGEDEAPSRQGEQGPPVGVDTTAARPRSLALSSSLASDVVRPKTRGADLQAPPHPEMPHGVAPQQKHGQKPPPDPVDLAGASVLEEFHTRRLDVGGALVEETATYFQTSAHSAPFFASEGTSSTPQFPHPAQLPGSHLSSARAAHPKPGLTSEGLEKTTTTVTSHVLSPRRSPRTSSPPPPSGASPKPNSASYIPVRIVTRSLCPSPRPFPLPFHGSSSTVCSRVSSSGSLSKSGVKSPLPSRLSLLTAILKSNPSHQRPLSPASCPTFSLNSLASSTLTLDQKVKQTPSTPKKSLSSCSLRAGSPEQRENQVPELGQHLAFCTKAARLPRAPSLSPPRHGSGNLVSLNVEKAPSPTSLKGGPMCSPLHTGPSSPAGLPPVPPSFPPLSSKGRQDADLRGPGKPRNICPHPSPSPSSASSSVSPPTNQRARLSSPEKCYHPSPALSDLINRSQRPSAQPSGQGHTPPAPSPAPVSSAGTAASLPRLGSSALPSASQPTQARRLSPSAQHAALTLPSRLGKSESSISDHRSSVSTPSPPISLTRTKELISPCAMSMSTGPENKKPKQHKTKSSYKAFAAIPTNTLLLEQKALDEPAKTESIPRDSTLDPPLELCSPAQLRQQTEELCATIDKVLQDSLSMHSSDSPSSSLQTWLGSDTIKMPTTLPRAAGRETKYANLSSPSSTVSESQLTKPGVIRPVPVKSKILLTQEEEVYEPNPFSKYLEDNSDFFSEQDAPVPPKPVSLHPLYQTRLHPPAKSLLHPQTLPHTDCLTPGPFSHVSSFSLSDGQENSHTPFSHNVYNKLSHPMVAIPEHETLDSKEDYWLNEYGHMENVRCM
- the MLIP gene encoding muscular LMNA-interacting protein isoform X10, producing MEFEKHEKGSLLNENLEEKLTVSSGDSEAKPLIFTFVPTVRRLPTHSQLTDTSKFLVKIPEEPSDKTPETVNRSISNEYLTLNAGSQRERDGGTLTYPLEVKDKISQGKGLKANEPQGMQQSDLFKAEYVFIVDSEGEDEAPSRQGEQGPPVGVDTTAARPRSLALSSSLASDVVRPKTRGADLQAPPHPEMPHGVAPQQKHGQKPPPDPVDLAGASVLEEFHTRRLDVGGALVEETATYFQTSAHSAPFFASEGTSSTPQFPHPAQLPGSHLSSARAAHPKPGLTSEGLEKTTTTVTSHVLSPRRSPRTSSPPPPSGASPKPNSASYIPVRIVTRSLCPSPRPFPLPFHGSSSTVCSRVSSSGSLSKSGVKSPLPSRLSLLTAILKSNPSHQRPLSPASCPTFSLNSLASSTLTLDQKVKQTPSTPKKSLSSCSLRAGSPEQRENQVPELGQHLAFCTKAARLPRAPSLSPPRHGSGNLVSLNVEKAPSPTSLKGGPMCSPLHTGPSSPAGLPPVPPSFPPLSSKGRQDADLRGPGKPRNICPHPSPSPSSASSSVSPPTNQRARLSSPEKCYHPSPALSDLINRSQRPSAQPSGQGHTPPAPSPAPVSSAGTAASLPRLGSSALPSASQPTQARRLSPSAQHAALTLPSRLGKSESSISDHRSSVSTPSPPISLTRTKELISPCAMSMSTGPENKKPKQHKTKSSYKAFAAIPTNTLLLEQKALDEPAKTESIPRDSTLDPPLELCSPAQLRQQTEELCATIDKVLQDSLSMHSSDSPSSSLQTWLGSDTIKMPTTLPRAAGRETKYANLSSPSSTVSESQLTKPGVIRPVPVKSKILLTQEEEVYEPNPFSKYLEDNSDFFSEQLSHPMVAIPEHETLDSKEDYWLNEYGHMENVRCM
- the MLIP gene encoding muscular LMNA-interacting protein isoform X8 — protein: MEFEKHEKGSLLNENLEEKLTVSSGDSEAKPLIFTFVPTVRRLPTHSQLTDTSKFLVKIPEEPSDKTPETVNRSISNEYLTLNAGSQRERDGGTLTYPLEVKDKISQGKGLKANEPQGMQQSDLFKAEYVFIVDSEGEDEAPSRQGEQGPPVGVDTTAARPRSLALSSSLASDVVRPKTRGADLQAPPHPEMPHGVAPQQKHGQKPPPDPVDLAGASVLEEFHTRRLDVGGALVEETATYFQTSAHSAPFFASEGTSSTPQFPHPAQLPGSHLSSARAAHPKPGLTSEGLEKTTTTVTSHVLSPRRSPRTSSPPPPSGASPKPNSASYIPVRIVTRSLCPSPRPFPLPFHGSSSTVCSRVSSSGSLSKSGVKSPLPSRLSLLTAILKSNPSHQRPLSPASCPTFSLNSLASSTLTLDQKVKQTPSTPKKSLSSCSLRAGSPEQRENQVPELGQHLAFCTKAARLPRAPSLSPPRHGSGNLVSLNVEKAPSPTSLKGGPMCSPLHTGPSSPAGLPPVPPSFPPLSSKGRQDADLRGPGKPRNICPHPSPSPSSASSSVSPPTNQRARLSSPEKCYHPSPALSDLINRSQRPSAQPSGQGHTPPAPSPAPVSSAGTAASLPRLGSSALPSASQPTQARRLSPSAQHAALTLPSRLGKSESSISDHRSSVSTPSPPISLTRTKELISPCAMSMSTGPENKKPKALDEPAKTESIPRDSTLDPPLEHSSDSPSSSLQTWLGSDTIKMPTTLPRAAGRETKYANLSSPSSTVSESQLTKPGVIRPVPVKSKILLTQEEEVYEPNPFSKYLEDNSDFFSEQDAPVPPKPVSLHPLYQTRLHPPAKSLLHPQTLPHTDCLTPGPFSHVSSFSLSDGQENSHTPFSHNVYNKLSHPMVAIPEHETLDSKEDYWLNEYGHMENVRCM